The Achromobacter deleyi genome has a window encoding:
- a CDS encoding SDR family NAD(P)-dependent oxidoreductase, whose product MIERNASAHCVLTGAASGIGLALAERLLSAGWRVTGVDIAPAAVKNSGQYRHLVCDLADAGAVQALCADLAGCGPTALVHCAGLVRTGGAQDTRPEDADLLWRLHGAAPMALVRALAPQLPDGRGRIVLVSSRAVLGRAHRLAYAATKSAQIGLARSLAAELIGRGITVNVIAPGAVDTPMLNDPKRGAAAQVDLPLGRLIEAGEVAAAIAFFLGEEAGAITGQTLYVCGGASLGAMAL is encoded by the coding sequence ATGATCGAGCGTAACGCGTCGGCGCATTGCGTCCTGACAGGCGCGGCCTCCGGCATCGGCCTGGCGTTGGCCGAGCGCTTGCTGTCGGCCGGCTGGCGGGTGACGGGCGTGGATATCGCGCCCGCCGCCGTCAAGAACAGCGGGCAGTACCGCCACCTGGTTTGCGACCTGGCCGACGCCGGCGCCGTGCAGGCCTTGTGCGCGGACCTGGCCGGCTGCGGCCCGACCGCGCTGGTGCATTGCGCGGGCCTGGTGCGCACGGGCGGGGCGCAGGACACGCGGCCGGAAGACGCGGATTTGCTCTGGCGGCTGCACGGCGCGGCCCCCATGGCGCTGGTTCGGGCATTGGCGCCCCAACTGCCCGATGGCCGTGGCCGCATCGTGCTGGTGTCCAGCCGCGCCGTGCTGGGCCGCGCGCACCGCCTGGCCTACGCCGCCACGAAATCCGCGCAAATCGGCCTGGCGCGCAGTCTTGCCGCTGAACTCATCGGCCGGGGAATTACTGTCAATGTCATCGCGCCGGGCGCGGTCGACACGCCCATGCTGAATGATCCGAAGCGCGGCGCCGCGGCGCAGGTGGATCTGCCGCTGGGCCGCCTGATCGAGGCGGGCGAGGTCGCCGCGGCCATCGCCTTCTTCCTGGGCGAAGAGGCGGGAGCCATCACGGGGCAGACGCTTTACGTGTGTGGCGGAGCCTCATTGGGAGCGATGGCGCTATGA
- a CDS encoding isocitrate lyase/PEP mutase family protein translates to MNNPRNQFRQLLKNEPFIVSPGVYDGYSIRLVEAAGFKTACTSGAAVSNALLGIADIGVMGLAENVTHCRHLARSVSIPLTADADTGYGNPVNVYHTVQMFEEAGVAGINLEDQVSPKRCGHMPGKDVISEAEMVKKIEAACLARRDDDFVIIARTDSLAIEGIEGAVKRARAYARAGADMLFPDAVRTEDDIKRLVDAAGIPVSINMGFGIRNRPTTPLIPLPRLKEIGVKRISLPRMLPAAAIYGMRQALQVMQGVIASGVPADRPDLLVGIEDIMQLMGYEQMREMEKRLTTLDA, encoded by the coding sequence ATGAACAACCCGCGCAACCAGTTTCGGCAATTGCTGAAGAACGAACCCTTCATCGTGTCCCCCGGTGTCTACGATGGATACAGCATCCGCCTGGTTGAAGCCGCCGGTTTCAAGACCGCCTGCACCAGCGGCGCGGCCGTGTCGAACGCGCTGCTGGGCATCGCCGATATCGGCGTGATGGGCCTGGCCGAAAACGTGACCCACTGCCGCCACCTGGCCAGGTCCGTCTCCATCCCGCTCACGGCCGACGCGGACACCGGCTACGGCAATCCGGTAAATGTCTATCACACCGTCCAGATGTTCGAGGAAGCCGGCGTCGCCGGCATCAACCTGGAAGACCAGGTCAGTCCCAAGCGCTGCGGCCACATGCCAGGCAAGGATGTGATCAGCGAGGCCGAGATGGTCAAGAAGATCGAGGCGGCCTGCCTGGCGCGGCGCGACGACGACTTCGTCATCATCGCCCGCACCGACTCCCTTGCCATTGAAGGCATTGAAGGCGCGGTCAAGCGCGCCCGCGCGTACGCACGGGCAGGCGCGGACATGCTGTTTCCGGACGCCGTGCGCACGGAGGACGATATCAAGCGCCTGGTGGACGCCGCGGGCATCCCCGTCAGCATCAATATGGGATTCGGCATCCGCAACCGTCCCACCACGCCGCTGATTCCGCTGCCGCGCCTGAAGGAAATCGGCGTCAAGCGCATCAGTCTGCCGCGCATGCTGCCCGCTGCCGCCATTTATGGCATGCGTCAGGCGCTGCAAGTCATGCAGGGCGTGATCGCCAGTGGCGTACCGGCGGACCGTCCTGACCTCCTGGTTGGCATCGAAGACATCATGCAACTGATGGGCTACGAGCAGATGCGCGAAATGGAAAAGCGCCTGACGACGCTGGACGCCTGA
- a CDS encoding SDR family NAD(P)-dependent oxidoreductase, with protein sequence MTTADAPVLDGKIVIVTGAAGGLGQAIAAHCLLAGARVALLDRDAGMLAQCRRALSAEESRILALSCDVTDAGATRAAVEQVAAHWGEIYALVNNAAVVTPGAKVADLAPEQWRQALDVNLTGAWLMSKWAIPHMVRAGGGVVLNIASQLGSVAAPGRGAYGASKAGLIALARAIAVDHARDGIRGLSLSPGAVLTSRLVDRYGSAQAACDALAAKYPAGRLGTAEEVARTAVFLISEAASFITGTDIRADGGYTAQ encoded by the coding sequence ATGACGACGGCGGACGCGCCCGTGCTGGACGGGAAGATTGTGATCGTGACCGGCGCCGCCGGCGGGCTGGGCCAGGCAATCGCCGCGCACTGTCTGCTTGCGGGCGCGCGAGTGGCCTTGCTGGATCGGGATGCCGGCATGCTGGCGCAATGCCGCCGGGCGCTGTCCGCCGAAGAATCCCGCATCCTGGCCCTTAGTTGCGACGTGACCGACGCCGGCGCCACCCGGGCCGCCGTGGAGCAGGTGGCCGCGCATTGGGGCGAGATCTACGCGTTGGTGAACAACGCCGCCGTGGTCACGCCGGGCGCCAAGGTCGCCGACCTGGCGCCCGAGCAATGGCGCCAGGCCCTGGATGTGAACCTGACCGGTGCCTGGCTGATGAGCAAATGGGCCATCCCGCACATGGTGCGCGCAGGCGGCGGCGTGGTGCTCAATATCGCGTCGCAGTTGGGCAGCGTGGCGGCTCCGGGCCGCGGCGCTTACGGCGCCAGCAAGGCGGGTCTGATCGCGCTGGCCCGCGCCATCGCCGTGGACCACGCAAGGGACGGAATCCGCGGCTTGAGCCTGTCTCCCGGCGCGGTGTTGACCAGCCGGCTGGTTGATCGCTACGGCAGCGCGCAGGCTGCCTGCGACGCGCTGGCCGCCAAATATCCGGCCGGGCGTCTCGGCACCGCCGAGGAAGTCGCGCGGACGGCAGTTTTCCTGATCAGCGAGGCCGCCTCGTTCATCACGGGCACGGACATTCGTGCCGACGGCGGATACACCGCGCAGTAG
- a CDS encoding GntR family transcriptional regulator yields MSISTPSIATKEDASGPLADVVFDQVLDAIYQGRLAPGSVINEVALAQEFGVSRGPVREAVRRLQGIQLVTREPYIKARVVTLSAESALELFQMRMALEGVACNLATRRMRDEEIAQLLVELEQDRQRRLEAANGGAPAPRVFDFHERIVLASGNTRIINALCGDLYHLLRVYRRHSGTVLERKDDAYAEHWQILRAIRARDAELAESLMRSHIERAAQHLFEHLAEGASGIAGHPVSAA; encoded by the coding sequence ATGAGCATTTCGACGCCCTCCATCGCCACCAAGGAAGACGCCTCCGGCCCGCTGGCCGACGTGGTGTTCGACCAGGTGCTGGACGCGATCTACCAAGGCCGGCTTGCGCCGGGCAGCGTCATCAATGAAGTCGCGCTGGCACAGGAGTTCGGCGTCAGCCGTGGTCCGGTGCGCGAGGCCGTGCGCCGCTTGCAAGGCATTCAACTGGTCACGCGCGAGCCTTACATCAAGGCGCGCGTGGTGACGCTGTCGGCGGAGTCCGCGCTGGAACTCTTTCAGATGCGCATGGCGCTGGAAGGCGTGGCCTGCAACCTGGCCACCCGCCGCATGCGCGACGAAGAGATCGCGCAACTGCTGGTCGAACTGGAGCAGGACCGCCAGCGCCGCCTGGAGGCCGCCAATGGCGGCGCGCCGGCCCCTCGCGTTTTCGACTTCCACGAGCGCATCGTGCTGGCCAGCGGCAACACCCGCATCATCAACGCCCTGTGCGGCGACCTTTATCACCTGCTGCGCGTCTACCGCCGGCACTCCGGCACCGTGCTGGAACGCAAGGACGACGCCTACGCCGAGCACTGGCAGATCCTGCGCGCCATCCGCGCGCGCGACGCCGAGCTGGCGGAGTCGCTCATGCGCTCGCACATCGAACGCGCGGCGCAACACCTGTTTGAACACCTGGCGGAAGGGGCGTCCGGCATCGCCGGGCACCCCGTCTCGGCCGCATAA
- a CDS encoding Bug family tripartite tricarboxylate transporter substrate binding protein: protein MTYSTTSASNGRMPRRKVLSVLAILAGAAGLVAAPAFAQGTDNFPTRAVTIVVPFPAGGATDITARLVAEGLSKKWGQAVVVENKPGAGGNVGSEYVARAAPDGYTLVLGVTGSHGINTSLYKNMRYDPVKDFEAVTQATLYPNAIVVNNDVPASNLQELIALLKKPDAHYSYGSDGNGTASHLGMELIKNQGKFELAHIPYRGSSPMVTDLLGGQIQVGITGLPAVQAYAKSGKLKIVALTTADRFASAPDYATVAEQGFTGYAAPPWSGFFAPKGTPKPLVDKISADMREVMADPKAKEKMIAAGSEFTPSTPEQFQAFVQKEIAKWAEAVKISGARID, encoded by the coding sequence ATGACGTACTCGACTACCTCCGCATCCAACGGGCGCATGCCGCGCCGCAAAGTTCTCAGCGTGCTGGCTATCCTTGCCGGCGCTGCCGGACTGGTTGCCGCGCCGGCCTTTGCGCAGGGCACCGACAACTTCCCCACTCGCGCCGTCACCATCGTGGTGCCGTTCCCGGCCGGTGGCGCCACCGACATCACCGCGCGCCTGGTGGCGGAAGGGCTGTCCAAGAAATGGGGCCAGGCGGTCGTCGTCGAGAACAAGCCGGGCGCGGGCGGCAACGTCGGTTCGGAATATGTGGCGCGCGCCGCGCCCGATGGCTACACCCTGGTGCTGGGGGTGACGGGCTCGCACGGCATCAACACCTCGCTCTACAAGAACATGCGCTATGACCCGGTCAAGGATTTCGAGGCCGTCACGCAAGCCACGCTCTATCCCAACGCCATCGTCGTCAACAATGACGTGCCGGCCAGCAATCTGCAGGAACTCATCGCGCTGCTGAAGAAGCCCGATGCGCACTACTCGTATGGTTCCGACGGCAACGGCACCGCTTCCCACCTGGGCATGGAGCTGATCAAGAACCAGGGCAAGTTCGAGCTTGCGCATATTCCGTACCGCGGCAGTTCGCCGATGGTGACCGACCTGCTGGGCGGCCAGATCCAGGTAGGCATCACGGGCCTGCCCGCCGTGCAAGCCTATGCGAAGAGCGGCAAGCTGAAGATCGTCGCGCTGACCACGGCGGATCGCTTTGCCAGCGCGCCCGACTACGCCACGGTGGCCGAACAGGGCTTCACCGGCTACGCGGCGCCGCCCTGGTCCGGCTTCTTCGCGCCCAAGGGCACGCCCAAGCCGCTGGTGGACAAGATCTCGGCGGACATGCGTGAAGTCATGGCCGACCCGAAGGCGAAAGAAAAGATGATCGCCGCCGGCAGCGAGTTCACGCCCTCGACGCCTGAGCAGTTCCAGGCCTTCGTGCAGAAGGAAATCGCGAAGTGGGCCGAGGCCGTGAAGATCTCCGGCGCCCGCATCGACTAA